The DNA segment CCGGCCGGGTCGTGGGCTGCGTAGTCCTGCAGGTCGCCCCAGCTGGGGAAGAGGATCAGTTCGGGGTGGTGGGTGCGGCGGCCTTCTTTCAGGTCGCGGGCGGCGAGGGCCAGGGCTTGGAGGCTGTCGCCTCCGCCGGCGAGGGCGACCCGGCATCCGGCGGTCATGAGGGTCATGACCTGGGCCATGGCGCCGACGTTGGTGCGGCACAGTACGGCGTCCGGGTGGGTGACGGGGCCGAGTTCGGTGGGCACGGCAGGGGTGCCGGTGAGGCGGATCGGGGCGTCGGCAAGGTGCAGCCAGCGGTTGGCTTCCGCGGCGAGGTCGGGGCCGAAGCGGAAGGACTGGGACAGGGTCAGTTGGGTGCCGTCGAAGCCGGTCATGACGTCTTTGGCGCCGCGCCATTGGTAGATGGCCTGGGCTGAGTCGCCGACCATGACGAGCTGGGCGTGGTCGCGCTGGGCGAGGAAGATCTGTTCGACGACGGGGTTGGTGTCCTGGGCCTCGTCCAGCAGCAGGAAGTCGGCCTGGATGCGCGGCTGGGTGAGGGCCCAGGCCTTGAGGTAGTGGTCGTGGTCGTAGCGGACGGCGCCGTCTTCCGGGTGCTGCAGGTCGGCCCAGGCTTTGCGGGCGAACGGAACGATGTGGGCTGCGAGTTGGGCGTGGAGGTCGGTGTCATCCAGGCCGCGCAGGCGTGGGACGTGGTGGCGGGTGATGGCCTCGTCGGCGGTGTGGCAGAACTGGGTGACGGTGCGCAGGGTGGCGTTGGAGAGTGCTTTTTGGGTGACTTCGCGTTCTCCGATGCGGAGGGCTTTGGTGATACCGAGGGCCTGTCCGGTCTGCCAGGCCGGGCGGCGGGGTGCGTTCAGGCGGCGGGTGTAGCGGTGGCCGACGGCTGCGTAGGCGAGGGCGTGGGCGGTTTTGCATTGGACGGTGTTCGGGAAGCGGGCGCGTGCGTCCTGGGCGATGGCGCGGTTGTAGGCGAGGTAGCGGCCGCGGCGTGTGGTGGCGTGGGCGAGCAGGGTGAGTGTGGTGGTTTTTCCGGTGCCGGCGCCTGCCTGCAGGGCGAGGTGGTTGCCGGCGTGGAAGGCGTCGGCTGCTGCGGTCTGTTCGTCGGTGGGGTTCATGGGGTGAGTCCTACCTTTCAAGGCATGGGTCTGATCTGGTCATTCGTAAGATCGGATGGCCCAGGGGTTCTGGGTATGGCTGTCATGCGGGTGCCGTTGGCAAGGCTCAAAGGACTTGGCCGCCCGGAGCCCCGCGACGACTCGACCGCCAATTGGGAGACGCGACTCGATCGCTGCTGTAGGACAACGTCGGCGAGGTCGTCTGCGGGATTGATGTGACGACGAGCTGGCGGAGGGAACGTGCCCGAGATCTGGGCCGGGGTGGACATCGGCAAGGAACACCACCACTGCGTGGTGATCGACGCGGACGGTCAGCGGCTGCTGTCCCGCCGCGTCCTGAACGACGAGACCGAGCTGCTCCAGCTCATCGGCGACGTGCTGGAGATATCCACCGACGCGCTGTGGGCCGTCGACCTCAACCACGGCGGCGCCGCCCTGCTCATCGGCCTCCTCCTCAGCCACGGCCAGCCGATGGCCTACCTCACCGGCCTGGCGGTCCACCGCGCCTCGGCCACCTACAAGGGCGAGGGCAAGACCGACGCCAAGGACGCCTTCGTCATCGCCGACCAGGCCCGTGTCCGTCGCGATCTCGGCCTGCTGCGGCCCGGCGACGAGATCGCCGTCGATCTGCGCATCCTGACCACCAGGCGCCTGGACGTTGTCTTTGACCGCACCCGGCAGATCAACCGCCTGCGCGCCCAACTGTTGGAGATCTTCCCCGCGTTGGAACGGTCGCTGGACCTGGTCAACAAGGGCCCGGTCATGCTGCTGACCGGCTACCAGACCCCGACCGCGATCCGCCGCGCCGGCGCCAAGCGGATCGAGACCTGGCTGAAGAACCGCAAGGTCCGCGGTGCCACCGGACTGGCCCGGACAGCCGTGGATGCCGCTCAGGCACAGCTGACGGCACTGCCGGGCGAGAAGCTGGCCGCCGTCATGGTGGCCCGCCTCGCGAAGGGGGTGATGGCCCTCGATGAGGAGATCGCCGAACTCGACGCCCTGATCGAGGCCCGGTTTCGCGAGCATCCGCACGCCGAGGTGATCCGCAGCCTGCCCGGCATGGGACCGAAACTCGGCGCCGAGTTCATAACCGCCACCGGCGGCGACATGGACGCCTTCGGCAGTGCCGACCGCCTGGCCGGCTTCGCCGGCCTCGCTCCCAGACCCCGTGACTCCGGCCGTGTCAGCGGCAACCTGCGCAGGCCCAGGCGCTACCACCGAGGGTTGCAGCGGACGATGTACTTGTCGGCCATGCCCAGCCTCAAGGGCTGTCCGGCCTCGAAGGCGTTCCACCAGCGCAAGAGGAGCGAGGGGAAGGGACACAAGCAGGCCTTGCTCGCGCTCGCCCGCCGCAGGCTCAACGTCCTGTGGGCGATGCTCCGTGACGGAGAGTGCTATCAAGGTTCACCTCCCGTCACGGGAGCGGCTTGACATCACGATTGGGAAGTCCTTTCAGGGGGAGGGTGAGGGCGTGCCCGACGGCGGACAGCAGGTGCGCGGGAGTGGTACTGGCGAGGAGTTGGCGTACGGCGTAGTCGAGTCGGTCGGCCTCCCGGTCGGCGTGCTCAGCCAGGGCTCGGTGGAGGGCCTCGCGTACGAAGCGTTCGGAGGTCAGGCCTGCGCGGCGGGCGTTCCGTTGCAGGGCGGTGTGAGCGGCGAGCGGGAAGGCGACGTTGAGCAGAACGCGGCCGTGGGCGTCCGGGTAGTGGGTGGTGATCACGTCGATGGGCAGCCGGGTGGTGAGGCGCTGGCGCAGGCGGTGGGCGGCGCGTTCGTCGGTTTTGGCGTGTGCGAGGGCCATGAGGCGGGTGGCGTTGTGGTTGGCGGCGAGCGGCCAGGCTTGGGCGGCGTGGCGGAGTTCGGCCGATGTCAGGGGCCGGGTCAGCGTGATTTCCAGGGCGTGGTGGGGCATCGTCACTGGTTTCCGAGTTGGCGGCCCTCAGGGTGGGGCAGGCGGGTTCGGATGTGTGCTGCATGCTGGAGGGGGTCGAAGGGCTGCCATTCGGCCAGGGCGAGGTCGGCGGCGCCGGGGGTGGCGTCATGTTGGGGGCAGCGTTGGGCGCGCCAGCGCAGTTGCTCGCGGTAGGGCAGGTGGCCCAGGTCGTAGACGGCCATCAGTACGTCGGGCAGGGCCAGTTGGCCGTGGCGGGGTCCGGTGGGCAGCAGTCTCCAGGTGCCGGCGGGTCCGGTGAGGGCGCGGATGGGGTGGGGGCAGCGGTGACGGTGGCGGGTCTGGGCCACGCAGCGGATGTGTTCGACGGCGTGCTTGGCGAGGTAGCGGCACAGCAGCAGCTGCACGATGGGACGCTCGGGGGTGTCGGGGTCGTCTGCCTGTCCGCATGCGGGGGTCGGGGCGGGGGTGATAGCGCCGGTGTCGGTCAGGCGGCGGGTGCGGACGGCGAGTTGGCGACGGATCGCCTCGAGGTAGGGGCTGGTCTGGCAGGTGGGGGTGCGGGCCGGGCAGAGGACGGCGTGCGGGATGCGGCACCAGGGGCTGTCGTCATCGTGCGGGTGGGCGATGCCGCTGCTGAGGTGCCAGCGGCAGGATTCGGGGACGTGAGCGGCGGTCAGTTCGGCGGGGTGTAGGGCGATGGGCCGCTGGTCGGCGCGCTGGTAGAGGTCGATGCGGTTGCCGCACTGGCGGCAGCGGCCGTTTTGGCCGTGGCGCAGCAGGCGGCTGGGGCTGTTTGCGGCCACTTGGAGGGGGCGGCGAGGATGCAGGAGACGTGGGCTGCCGTCCCAGTGGCAGCCGGTGGGGGTGTGGTTGGGGCACATGGCGGGGACGGTGCCAGGCGGCACTCGTCATCGGGCACATGGCGACTGTCGTGTCCCTCGACTGGCCCTACACCCTCGAACACACGAACCAGGTGACGGTCGCGCGTTCTATGGCTGCTTGCCGTTCGGGTGATTTCTTCGGTGCCGTACTCGGCGGGAAGGGGGCGGTCTTCAGACGTCCTGTGAACCCGGTGGGGTGTGGTTGCCACAGAGGGCACCGAGCAGTTCCTGGATGGGGACGTCGAAGGCGTGCGCGAGGGCGTGCCAGGTGGTGACGTTGCCGGCGGCACGGCCGTGTTCGAGGTCGATGAGGGTGCGCCGGGCCAGGCCGCTGCGTTCGGCGAGTTGGTCGAAGGTCCAGCCGCGTTCGTCCCTCAGGCGCGCCAGCGTTACGCGCAGGGCGGTGAGGTCGGGTTCGGGCTGCAAGATCGGCACCCCATCATCCGACGGTGCAGCCACCTGCCCTGTCAGTGCGAATTTCTGCACTTTCGGCTCTGTGGGAGGGTGCGGTTTGCGGTGTGGGAATCTGCACTACTGTGCGTCCGTCTCAGGTGCCTCCGATGGAGCGCACCGGCCACGGTCGCGCTGAACGACAGGAGGGCAGCCAGCCGATGAGGCTTGCCGGTGGGCACGTCGCAGTGCGGCGTATCTGGACGGTGGAACTGCGTTCACGGGCAGGTGGGCCAAGTCTTGTCTGTGCCCACTGCACCGCGCACACCTCTCCCCTCAGGGCTGCGTCCGCGAGGTCCGCCGTCCTGGCGCATCTGGCCTGTCATGCCAGCACCGATGTGCTGCCGGGACATCTGCGGACCTGCCAGTGCCGGGAAAGAGGGTGCTCATGGCATCCGCGTCACCGCGGTTGCGCCGGCCCCGTTCTGCTTGCCCTCACCCGCGACCACAGCGGCCGCACATGGCGGCTGGCTGATGCCTGCGCCGCTTGCGCGGCTGCAACCAGTCACACTGCCATCGTGCCGGACACGGTCCTTGGGACACGCAGGCTTCGGCCTTCCAACTGCGCGTCGGCCCCCACACCCGTCAGGCCGCGGCCAGCGGCATCCCAAGAGCGGCTGCGTGTACAGGAGATGCTGACCTACCTGGCCACTGCACTGCCCAGGTTCACCTCTCCCGCCGCCCGACTGCTCGCCCTGCAGTGCGCCCTGCGCGCCGATGCCCTCGGGCACCTGCGGGTGCCGCACGGCCTGCTGCGGGGCATGCGGTTGTACGGGTGCAGAGAACTGTGGCAGGAACTGGCTCAGGCCCACTGGCTCGACCTGCCCGATCTCAAATCGGCGCCGGTGGAGGTGCAACTGCGCGATGCCACGCTCCTGGACCAGGTGCCCGGTCGCCGCACACGCCGCCACGCCGCTCACTGGGCCCTGCACCCCGCGCCATTGGCCTTGCCGGCCACCGCACCGCCAGCCATGCGTCTGACGGCACTCGTGCTCGCTGCTCACACCTGCGCTCATGACCACCGCGGCGTCGACATGGACATCCTTGCCCGCCTGTGTGGGCACTCCCCCCAGCAGACCGCGGACATGCTCGACCAACTCGTGCGCATCCGCACGCTGTCCACCTGGCGCTGCAACCGCGATTCCAACGAAGTGTTCTGGCAACTGCAGCCGCAGGCACCAACTCGGCCCGCCGCACTGCCTCGCCGGGACAGAACACCGCAGCGCTGAGACTGTCTCACGGCGAGAAGACAGCACTGGGTAGGAACAACCGGCCCTGTTTGTCCGTACCATCTGTACGCCGAGGCATCTTGCGGCACTTGCGGCTCCCCGCCGGGCCGCCGATCCCTCGCCCAAGAGGGGCAGCACTCGCATGCGGTGCAGCCCCGCAGCACGGTCATTCGCCGAGGAAAGGTCAGCATCATGCCTGAGTCAACGGCTCCCGCCACCGAACTGACATCGCAGTACGTCGCCCAGGTGACCGGTGATCTCGAACGCAACGCCAAGGAGCAGGAACGTATCAGTGCGGAGCTCGCCTCCCTGCAGGAGCAGCTTGCCGCGCTGCAGCGCGACCACACTGTGCTGGTGAACATGCGGCAGGCGCTTGGCGTCACCGAAGCGCCGGTTCAGCCTGTGGCAGAGTCCGAAAGTGCCGCAGTGCCCGCTCCGCGGCGGAAGGCTGCTGCCGCGCGTGGCGGGAAGTCCAGGACGCGGAAGCCCACAGCCGCGCAGGGAAAGGCAGCAGTCAAGAAGTCCGCGGCTAAGGCGGAGGGCGCCACGAAGGCGGCCCAGCCCACCCTGGTCGAGCTCATTCGCCGCCACCTTGTCGAGCTGAAGGAACCGCGCTCAGCTGCGGAGATCTCTGCGGCGCTCGAGCAGACCCACCCTGAGCGTCAGATCGCGACCAAGGTCGTGCGGGTCACGCTCGAAGGGCTCGTGGCCAAGAGCCAGGCGGAGCGCACCAAGCAGGGCAGGTCCGTCTTCTACACCGCCCCTGCAACCGAGTCAGCGGGTGCGTCTGACGCCGACTCGCAGTCCGAAGAGGCTGACCTCTGAAAGCCTATGCAGGGTGGCGCTGCCCCTCGCGCTGTCAGCGGGGGCGCCAGGTGCGGACCTCGAGGTGGATGATCTGAGCGTCCGGATGGATGCGTCCGGTCTCGACCAGCCACTGGTGCACGGCGGCGGTGACGTCGCCGCCCGCGGCATCCACGCGGCGGGCGAAGTCGGCGGCGTCGAAGCCGCCGGTCTGGGCGGAGCCGTAGGAGCGTTCCTCGGTGTGGTCGGCGCGCTGGATGACGTCGCGGCGGATGCCGGGTGAGTCGGTGCGGCTGCCGGAGGGGTGCATGTAGCCGGTCTTGGCTAGGCGGACGGTGAAGGCCAGGCGCAGGCCCAGGCGGGCGGCTTCGGCGATCAGGGGGCGCAGGCGGGCTGCGCCGGAGGCGATGGCCTGGGCGCTGACGCGGCCGGTGCCGGATCCGGCGGGGGTGATGAGGACGGCCTTGGTGCGGACCCGGGCGCGGGCGCCGGAGGCGGTGGTGCGTCGTTGGGTGTGGCGGGCTGCGATGGCGGTGAGTTCGGGCAGGTCGGTGATGCCGCCTGTCTCGACTGCGGCCAGGACCTGCTGGAGGGCGGGGACGAAGGCGGCGCCTTTGTTCTTGGTGTAGAACTGCGAGACCAGGGAGGGGTCGCGGTTGATGATGCAGGCGATGTCGCGTTTGGTGTAGCCGGCCTGCTGGAGCCGATTGGCCAGCTGTGCTGCCTCGTTCAACTCGCTCTGGCGTCCTGTCTGGTTGCGGCGGCGGGGCGGCATCAGGCCTCCCGTTCCGTGGTGAGGGCCGCGCGTCCGGCATCGCGCAGTGTGAGGAGTTCTTCTTCGGCGGTGGGGGCGGTGACGGGGCCGGTGAGGTGGCCGCGCAGGAGGTAGTCGCCGGGCTGGTGGTGGTAGGGCCAGTTGTGGGGCTGGGTGAGGTAGAGGGCGTCGGTGCGGAAGGCGACGACGGTGCCGGGCGGGGTGTGCAGGGCTCCGGCGTGGGTGTCGTCGTCGCGGTGGCGCTGGTAGAGGAGGGCGGCGCGGGCGCCGGACCAGATCGCGGCGGCCCATTCGGGGTGGGCGTTGGGGTCGCGGGCGAAGCCGGTGGGCTTCTGCCAGGTGATCAACTCGTCGTTGAAGCCGATGATTTCGGCGTCCGGCGGCACGTCGCGTTCCAGGCTGCGGGGGGTGGTGCCGGTGACCATGCGGGGGCGCTGGGCGAAGGCTCCGATGCCGTACAGGAGGATGGAGCGCACTGCTCGGGAGGCGAGGTGGGCGGCGCGGGCTTGCTGGGCGGCGCCGTGGAAGTGGGCCTGGGCGGAGAGGTTGGTCCAGGTCTCCTTGAGCTTTTTGGCCCAGTCGTCCAGGGGTTTGCCGTCGTCCCACAGGATGCCGTCGAGGATTTCGATCTTCCACGGCGTCAGGGGGTTGGTCAGGGCGGTGTGGATTTCTGGGCCGCCGGCCCAGGTGGTGAAGGTCGTGCCGGGTTCGGCCGGGTAGTGCCAGGCGCGGTCTCCGGGTGCGGGGGCCGGGAGGAGGCCGACGTGGTTCCAGGTGTCGGGGACGGTCACGCGGATCTGCCAGTGCCCGCACCCGTAAAGGGCGCGCATCTGCTCCTTCTGAGACCAGGCGGCGAAGGTGTGTGCGGTGATGCGGCGGGGGGTGCCGACCGGGGACTTCCAGGTGTGCTTGGCGTAGGCGAAAGTGCGGTCGTATTCGACGAGTTGGGGCAGCTGCTCCGGGACCCGGGGCGGGGTGATGAGTTCGTTGCGGCCCTGGCCTGCGGTGGCGTGCAGCAGGCCGCGTAGTTCTTCTGACAGCACGGGGAAGCCGTCGGAGTACTGGCCGCGCTGCGGGATGGTGCGGGTCCACAGGTCGCGGCCGGTCTGGGAGGGGGAGCCCATGAGGACGGCGTCGTTCCAGTGGCGGCGCAGGGCCTGCCACAGCAGCACGAATGCGTCGCGGATCGTGTGCGGGTCGTCGCCGTCGATGTCGAACCACTCCCCCACCGAGCGGATCTCCACGTGTTGCTCGCCTTTGTCGCGCTGGTAGCGGCCGACCGGGTTGCGGGCGTGGACGAAGTGTCCGGCCATGCGGTCGCGGCCGCGGCCGGTGTCGGTGCGCCAGCCGGGGGTGGGGGCGTTCAGCCAGGCGGAGACTGCGTCGCGCAGGTAGGGGTAGCGGCCGGTGTCGCGGTGCCAGGGGTCGCCGGCGGTGATGTAGATACGTTCCACGCCCTCGGGGATGGTGTGGAAGACGGCGGTGAGGATGTCTGCGGCCGACCGGTCGGCGAGGTCAAGGTGGTGGGTCTGGTTGCGGTGGACCAGGACGCCGGTGGTGGTGTCCAGGAAGACGGTGGAGCGAGCCTGCTGGGTGAAGTTCGGCCGGGTGGAGGCGAGACCCGAGGTGTGGGAGAACCAGGCATCGCCGGTGCTGTCCGCGGGGATGGAGGGCAGATCCCGCGGCGTCTCGGAGGCTCCAGGCAGCTGCGGGGCCCTCGTCTCGGCCGGGTCCGGTCGTGGAACGCGGCTGGCGGAAGCAGTGGGCTGCGGCGGGCGCGGTGCGGATTCGGCGGTGGCCTGGGCGGCGGGCGGCGTAGGCGCCTGCGGCTGCGGGTCGTTCGCGGCCAGGCTGTCGGGGGCCAGGGCCGGGGCGAGAGCGACGATGTCGGCCACACCCAGTCCGGCCGCGGGGGCGATCCGCTCGGCCTTCGCCTTCTCGTAGGAGGCCAGCTGGATGATCCGCTTGTCACGGTCCGCTTCCTGCTTCGCCAGGGTGGCCCGGGTCTTCTTGATCTGGTCCCGCACGGCGCGCAGATCGGCAAGCGCGGTGCTGTAGCTCTGTGCGTCCATCGGGTGTTCCTTGTCCGGACCGTTCAGCGGGCGGTGGTGTGGGTGGTGACGTAGGCGATGGCCCCGCCCGAGTGGGAGGCGAGTCTGGTGCCCAGCAGTAGCTCGGCGAGCCGGCGGTCGCTGTCGAGGGTAGAAGTGATCGAGGTGTGGGGGGTGGTCAGGTCGGTGACGTAGCCGGCCAGGCGGGCGTCAGGGAAGGCATGACGGCCCTCGGCGTTCTTCTCCCAGTGCTGGAGCCCGGTCAGCACCGCCACCACATAGCCGGACAAGGTGACCGGCAGCACTCCCCCGCCCGCGACGCTCGCCGCGTCGCACCGCCACCAGCCGCGCAGGGCCTTCAAAAGGCTGTCGGGAGCGAGGCCGGCGGCGAAGCCGATCCAGTCGCGGTCAGGATCGTCGGCAGGCTGGGCAGTGTCCACGCGCAAGACAGCGACCTCCTGGCTGTCCAGGTGGTGCAGGGGGGCGTCGCGGCGCGCGCTGAGGGCCTGCACGGCGCTGAGGGGGATCATGACGCGCACTCCGCGGCGGGAGAGGCCGGGGATCAGTCCGGCATGCACGAGGCGCCGGAAGGTCGTGACGGCGCAGCCGAGCTCTTCGGCCGCCTGCCCGGTCGTCAACAGCATCCGCACCATCCCCCTTGTTCATGCGAACTCTGATATCTGATTCGGAATGTAAATTACTCAGTCAGTGAAAGGGCGTCAAACTCCCACCGTGGACGCTGGAGAACGCGCCCCTGGCAGGCCCCCGCCTCGATGGGGCGGCGGGCGTTGCGATCTGCGGACCGTGTTCTGGGTTCTACGGCGCATGCTCGGTGACCTGCGTCTGGTGGTCGTCAGGCTGCACCCTGGCAGACGCCTTGGGC comes from the Streptomyces sp. DT2A-34 genome and includes:
- a CDS encoding UvrD-helicase domain-containing protein, with product MNPTDEQTAAADAFHAGNHLALQAGAGTGKTTTLTLLAHATTRRGRYLAYNRAIAQDARARFPNTVQCKTAHALAYAAVGHRYTRRLNAPRRPAWQTGQALGITKALRIGEREVTQKALSNATLRTVTQFCHTADEAITRHHVPRLRGLDDTDLHAQLAAHIVPFARKAWADLQHPEDGAVRYDHDHYLKAWALTQPRIQADFLLLDEAQDTNPVVEQIFLAQRDHAQLVMVGDSAQAIYQWRGAKDVMTGFDGTQLTLSQSFRFGPDLAAEANRWLHLADAPIRLTGTPAVPTELGPVTHPDAVLCRTNVGAMAQVMTLMTAGCRVALAGGGDSLQALALAARDLKEGRRTHHPELILFPSWGDLQDYAAHDPAGRDLQPLVNLVDTHGTDAILDAVARLAPEPHAQVTVSTAHKAKGREWARVLIADDFARPNDNAADEQTGATRPPDPIDDAEARLAYVAVTRTRQRLDLGGLSWIHDHPDGVPPR
- a CDS encoding helix-turn-helix transcriptional regulator, with the translated sequence MPILQPEPDLTALRVTLARLRDERGWTFDQLAERSGLARRTLIDLEHGRAAGNVTTWHALAHAFDVPIQELLGALCGNHTPPGSQDV
- a CDS encoding DUF6083 domain-containing protein, with product MCPNHTPTGCHWDGSPRLLHPRRPLQVAANSPSRLLRHGQNGRCRQCGNRIDLYQRADQRPIALHPAELTAAHVPESCRWHLSSGIAHPHDDDSPWCRIPHAVLCPARTPTCQTSPYLEAIRRQLAVRTRRLTDTGAITPAPTPACGQADDPDTPERPIVQLLLCRYLAKHAVEHIRCVAQTRHRHRCPHPIRALTGPAGTWRLLPTGPRHGQLALPDVLMAVYDLGHLPYREQLRWRAQRCPQHDATPGAADLALAEWQPFDPLQHAAHIRTRLPHPEGRQLGNQ
- a CDS encoding helix-turn-helix domain-containing protein, which gives rise to MLLTTGQAAEELGCAVTTFRRLVHAGLIPGLSRRGVRVMIPLSAVQALSARRDAPLHHLDSQEVAVLRVDTAQPADDPDRDWIGFAAGLAPDSLLKALRGWWRCDAASVAGGGVLPVTLSGYVVAVLTGLQHWEKNAEGRHAFPDARLAGYVTDLTTPHTSITSTLDSDRRLAELLLGTRLASHSGGAIAYVTTHTTAR
- a CDS encoding helix-turn-helix domain containing protein; translation: MPPRRRNQTGRQSELNEAAQLANRLQQAGYTKRDIACIINRDPSLVSQFYTKNKGAAFVPALQQVLAAVETGGITDLPELTAIAARHTQRRTTASGARARVRTKAVLITPAGSGTGRVSAQAIASGAARLRPLIAEAARLGLRLAFTVRLAKTGYMHPSGSRTDSPGIRRDVIQRADHTEERSYGSAQTGGFDAADFARRVDAAGGDVTAAVHQWLVETGRIHPDAQIIHLEVRTWRPR
- a CDS encoding IS110 family transposase codes for the protein MPEIWAGVDIGKEHHHCVVIDADGQRLLSRRVLNDETELLQLIGDVLEISTDALWAVDLNHGGAALLIGLLLSHGQPMAYLTGLAVHRASATYKGEGKTDAKDAFVIADQARVRRDLGLLRPGDEIAVDLRILTTRRLDVVFDRTRQINRLRAQLLEIFPALERSLDLVNKGPVMLLTGYQTPTAIRRAGAKRIETWLKNRKVRGATGLARTAVDAAQAQLTALPGEKLAAVMVARLAKGVMALDEEIAELDALIEARFREHPHAEVIRSLPGMGPKLGAEFITATGGDMDAFGSADRLAGFAGLAPRPRDSGRVSGNLRRPRRYHRGLQRTMYLSAMPSLKGCPASKAFHQRKRSEGKGHKQALLALARRRLNVLWAMLRDGECYQGSPPVTGAA